The following are encoded together in the Microbacterium hatanonis genome:
- a CDS encoding ABC transporter substrate-binding protein, translating into MTARRTAAGLLGALTLIATTALAGCSTPAGDTGSSPSADESLGSITMQLPWILNSQFIGEYLAIDEGYFTDAGLEGVNLVPGPSSSVSEVLSGTVDVGMVDAMTLGATVANENAPIKIIASGYQKNPYSILSLADGDPIEEPQDLIGKKIGVQDVNVILFDALLAANGIDKTQVEIVPVSYDPSPLIFGEIDGYMSFLTNESILVRAEGHDAVDMPFADNGLPFVADAIIATDEMIANEPEKLKAFLEGEIRGYAEALRNPQKGIDLMMSQSGTDLGLDPANELLCAEAANTQLVVTDETAENGLFTTSETLQAETVTTLATAGITVTADQLFDMSLLEAVYAEHPELIDYAAS; encoded by the coding sequence ATGACCGCTCGCCGCACCGCCGCCGGACTCCTCGGCGCCCTCACCCTGATCGCCACCACCGCCCTGGCGGGCTGCTCCACGCCCGCCGGCGACACCGGATCGTCCCCGTCGGCGGATGAGTCGCTGGGGTCGATCACCATGCAGCTGCCGTGGATTCTCAACTCGCAGTTCATCGGCGAGTACCTCGCGATCGACGAGGGCTACTTCACCGACGCCGGGCTCGAGGGAGTGAACCTGGTGCCCGGACCGTCGTCGTCCGTCAGCGAGGTGCTCAGCGGCACCGTGGATGTCGGCATGGTCGACGCGATGACGCTGGGCGCGACCGTCGCGAACGAGAACGCTCCGATCAAGATCATCGCCAGCGGCTACCAGAAGAACCCCTACAGCATCCTGTCGCTCGCCGACGGCGACCCGATCGAGGAACCGCAGGACCTGATCGGCAAGAAGATCGGCGTGCAGGACGTCAACGTCATCCTCTTCGACGCGCTGCTGGCGGCCAACGGCATCGACAAGACCCAGGTCGAGATCGTCCCCGTCAGCTACGACCCCTCCCCGCTCATCTTCGGAGAGATCGACGGGTACATGTCATTCCTCACGAACGAGTCGATCCTCGTGCGCGCCGAAGGACACGACGCCGTCGACATGCCCTTCGCCGACAACGGGCTCCCCTTCGTCGCGGACGCGATCATCGCGACCGACGAGATGATCGCGAACGAACCCGAGAAGCTGAAGGCGTTCCTCGAGGGAGAGATCCGCGGGTACGCAGAGGCGTTGCGCAACCCGCAGAAGGGCATCGACCTGATGATGTCGCAGAGCGGAACCGACCTCGGGCTCGACCCCGCCAACGAGCTGCTGTGCGCCGAGGCCGCGAACACGCAGCTCGTCGTCACCGACGAGACGGCCGAGAACGGGCTCTTCACCACCTCCGAGACCCTCCAGGCCGAGACCGTCACGACCCTTGCGACGGCGGGCATCACCGTCACCGCCGACCAGCTGTTCGACATGAGCCTCCTCGAGGCCGTGTACGCCGAGCACCCTGAACTGATCGACTACGCCGCGAGCTGA
- a CDS encoding phosphoribosyltransferase family protein: MDRTYLARMGSQEIELPIVDLGPGKQAALLMTIDLPVSVLAQAGRELADLVRERKPDIIVTAATLGIPVAIAVAPHLGLDEYVVLQKSRKWHLRDSPSVEVTSVTTIDAQRLTLDARRLASIDGARVAFIDDVISTGRSAAAALDLLTRHGAQIVSVAALMTEGDEWRSALGESADLVQSLGRLPAVTEDF; encoded by the coding sequence GTGGACCGCACCTACCTCGCCCGGATGGGCTCGCAGGAGATCGAGTTGCCCATCGTCGACCTGGGCCCGGGGAAGCAGGCCGCCCTGCTCATGACGATCGACCTGCCCGTGTCGGTGCTGGCGCAGGCCGGACGCGAGCTCGCCGACCTCGTCCGGGAACGCAAGCCCGACATCATCGTCACCGCGGCGACGCTCGGCATCCCGGTCGCGATCGCGGTCGCGCCCCACCTCGGCCTCGACGAGTACGTCGTCCTGCAGAAGAGCAGGAAGTGGCACCTCCGCGACAGCCCGTCGGTGGAGGTCACCTCGGTCACCACGATCGACGCGCAACGGCTCACCCTCGATGCCCGCCGACTCGCGTCGATCGACGGCGCGCGCGTCGCGTTCATCGACGATGTGATCTCGACCGGACGCTCCGCGGCCGCCGCCCTCGACCTGCTCACGCGTCACGGCGCGCAGATCGTGTCGGTCGCAGCCCTCATGACCGAAGGCGACGAATGGCGGAGCGCCCTGGGCGAGAGCGCCGACCTCGTGCAATCCCTCGGCCGCCTCCCCGCCGTCACCGAGGACTTCTGA